In a single window of the Rhopalosiphum padi isolate XX-2018 chromosome 1, ASM2088224v1, whole genome shotgun sequence genome:
- the LOC132932378 gene encoding putative phospholipase B-like 2, whose translation MLSIRCIILLSLLSVWALQCSAILKNQTLLAVKKDNNRITIQPKLYIVKPKEIIIGKAKYIDRINSTGWAYLEIRTSQKAKDEDQAYGAGYLEGTLTADLIYSYWFNTAKDYCTDRLEVCQQLKDYMSTNKNWIKSKSNESDPYWYQIGLYYKQLDGLYDGYMRGKSPDTPDLTWDDLYWLNALDDLGDLSVALNPSEASHRVLGSGSCSALIKLMPGNKDIFVSHVTWSGYETMLRIQKRYSLRFRKSKTSTKLIRGFDMSFSSFPGGIQSGDDFYLISSGLTTMETTIENYNNSLWSNVKPVGQVLEFVRAMVANRLADNPTAWADIFKLHNSGTYNNQWMIVNYAAFQPGSPLPSRDVLHVLEQMPGHVMHDDLTGHLINRTYWASYNVPYFPFIFNISGNHDMEQRYGSWFSYSDTPRARIFARDHVKIHCDNCMLHLMRSNNFTRDPESRCDCSPPYSAENAISARNDLNPVNGTYPIEALGHRSHGATDVKVTSSQLFQQLQFKAISGPTQGSNNSLGPFCWSKSDFNDKVSHLGQPDCFNFKPVLHQWSL comes from the exons ATGTTGTCAATAAGATGTATAATACTTCTCTCATTGTTGTCCGTTTGGGCGTTACAGTGTTCGGCTATTCTGAAAAACCAAACACTGCTAGCGGTAAAAAAGGACAACAATCGAATAACTATCCAGCCTAAACTCTACATAGTTAAGcctaaagaaataattatcgGTAAAGCCAAATATATAGACAGGATCAACAGTACAGG ATGGGCTTATTTAGAGATCAGGACTTCACAAAAAGCCAAAGACGAAGATCAAGCTTATGGTGCTGGGTATTTGGAAGGAACGTTAACCGCCGATCTCATATATAGCTATTGGTTTAACACGGCTAAAGACTATTGCACCGACCGTTTGGAGGTCTGTCAACAATTAAAAGATTACATGTCAACCAACAAAAATTGGATTAAATCGAAATCAAATGAGTCTGACCCATATTGGTACCag atTGGACTGTATTATAAACAACTTGATGGGTTGTACGACGGATACATGCGAGGAAAGTCACCCGATACGCCCGATTTGACTTGGGACGATTTATA CTGGTTAAACGCCCTCGACGACTTGGGCGACTTATCCGTCGCTTTGAATCCATCAGAAGCTAGTCACCGTGTCCTGGGAAGTGGATCATGTTCGGCTCTAATCAAACTGATGCCAGGAAACAAAGACATATTCGTATCACATGTGACTTGGAGCGG ATACGAAACAATGTTGAGAATACAGAAAAGGTATAGTCTGCGGTTTAGGAAGAGCAAAACGTCCACCAAACTGATACGCGGGTTCGACATGTCGTTCAGTTCGTTCCCGGGTGGTATTCAATCCGGAGATGATTTTTACCTGATATCTTCTGGTTTGACCACTATGGAGACTACTAtcgaaaattataacaattccCTGTGGTCTAACGTGAAACCGGTCGgtcag gttttgGAATTCGTGCGAGCAATGGTCGCGAACCGCCTGGCCGATAACCCAACTGCCTGGGCGGATATATTCAAGCTCCACAATAGCGGCACGTACAACAATCAGTGGATGATCGTCAACTATGCGGCCTTCCAACCTGGAAGTCCGTTACCGTCCAGAGACGTACTTCACGTCCTCGAACAGATGCCTGGACATGTGATGCACGATGATTTAACAGGCCATTTAATCAACCGGACGTACTGGGCAAGCTACAACGTGCCCTATTTTccgtttatatttaacataagcGGAAACCACGACATGGAACAACGTTACGGCTCGtg GTTTTCGTACTCCGACACACCTCGGGCTCGTATATTTGCCAGAGACCATGTAAAGATCCACTGTGACAATTGTATGTTACATCTGATGCGGTCTAATAACTTTACACGTGATCCAGAATCCCGATGCGACTGCAGTCCACCATATTCTGCGGAAAATGCGATATCAGCCAG aaacgATTTAAATCCTGTGAACGGTACGTATCCTATTGAAGCGTTAGGTCATCGGTCGCACGGGGCCACCGACGTTAAAGTTACTTCGAGCCAGCTATTTCAACAGTTGCAATTCAAAGCGATTTCTGGCCCCACTCAAGGTAGCAACAACAGTTTAGGACCTTTTTGTTGGAGTAAATCGGATTTCAACGATAAAGTTAGTCATCTTGGTCAACCCGACTGCTTCAATTTTAAACCAGTATTACATCAATggtctttataa